A genomic window from Vampirovibrio chlorellavorus includes:
- the rsmG gene encoding 16S rRNA (guanine(527)-N(7))-methyltransferase RsmG, translating to MTFEQPSAAQWEQWVADCQAIGVTIPADRLPLFQRFYTLLLTANQAVNLTRITAPQDFLDRNLLDSLTLSPLIDAGQRVVDIGSGAGFPAIPLALARPDVTVVAAESIGKKCKFIQETAEALGLTNLTVLNARSEELARERDYREAFDVVTARAVAALPTLLELCAPLATVGGRVIAMKGLNAEVELSASQKAIRVLALRHGQSVSFALPQLQGSRLLVFEKVARTQDAYPRAAGLPAKKPL from the coding sequence ATGACCTTTGAACAACCCTCAGCCGCCCAATGGGAACAATGGGTCGCCGATTGCCAGGCCATCGGGGTGACCATTCCGGCGGATCGTCTCCCTCTGTTTCAGCGGTTTTACACCCTGTTGCTGACGGCCAACCAGGCCGTGAATTTAACCCGCATTACCGCTCCGCAGGATTTTCTGGATCGAAATTTGCTGGATTCGTTGACCCTGTCTCCGCTCATTGACGCCGGACAGCGGGTGGTGGATATCGGCAGCGGGGCTGGGTTTCCGGCCATTCCCCTGGCGCTGGCCCGTCCCGATGTGACCGTGGTGGCGGCGGAATCCATTGGCAAAAAGTGCAAGTTTATTCAGGAAACCGCCGAAGCGCTCGGTTTGACCAATCTGACTGTGCTGAACGCCCGCAGTGAGGAGCTGGCCCGGGAGCGTGACTACCGGGAAGCCTTTGATGTGGTCACGGCCCGTGCGGTGGCAGCACTTCCCACCCTGCTGGAACTCTGCGCTCCGCTGGCCACGGTGGGTGGTCGGGTCATCGCCATGAAGGGGCTGAATGCCGAAGTGGAGTTGAGCGCCTCGCAAAAGGCCATTCGGGTGCTGGCCTTGCGCCATGGGCAGAGCGTGTCGTTTGCGTTGCCCCAACTGCAGGGCTCCCGGCTGCTGGTGTTTGAGAAGGTGGCCCGCACTCAGGATGCTTACCCCCGAGCGGCGGGACTGCCCGCCAAGAAGCCCTTGTAA
- a CDS encoding lipocalin family protein — protein MKKRVYHTTLFGLGLTLLGLVNGLFWGNSLPAHAKTPAPPTTVAHVDLEKYTGKWYEIAAIPMFFERKCVGNTTAEYTRLASGEVSVFNSCQLSNGKRQSATGLARVVDPKTNAKLKVSFLNLPLFGWQFWASGDYWIIDLADDYSTALIGHPTRKYGWILSRTPELPTETLKGLSKKLADQGYNPCDFITMPQTGGFSQKQPLCVAVSPTAK, from the coding sequence ATGAAAAAACGGGTTTATCACACCACCTTATTCGGATTAGGACTAACCCTACTGGGGCTAGTCAACGGACTCTTCTGGGGGAATTCGCTCCCTGCCCATGCCAAGACTCCGGCCCCGCCCACCACGGTGGCGCATGTGGATCTGGAGAAATACACCGGCAAGTGGTACGAGATTGCCGCCATCCCCATGTTTTTTGAGCGCAAGTGCGTGGGCAACACCACCGCCGAATACACCCGGCTGGCCTCCGGGGAAGTTTCCGTGTTCAATAGCTGCCAACTGAGCAATGGCAAGCGGCAAAGCGCCACCGGCCTGGCCCGGGTGGTCGATCCCAAAACCAACGCCAAACTCAAAGTCAGTTTTCTTAACCTGCCCCTGTTCGGCTGGCAGTTCTGGGCCTCTGGCGATTACTGGATCATCGATCTGGCCGATGACTACAGCACCGCCCTGATTGGTCATCCCACTCGCAAATACGGCTGGATACTCTCCCGCACCCCGGAATTGCCTACGGAAACCCTGAAGGGCCTCTCTAAAAAACTGGCAGACCAAGGCTACAACCCCTGCGATTTCATCACCATGCCGCAAACCGGTGGCTTCAGTCAGAAACAGCCCCTGTGCGTGGCCGTCAGCCCGACGGCCAAATAA
- a CDS encoding lipocalin family protein gives MNLQQTLGALLLSGLLFLGGGPAIAKSKPPLQTPAKVDMNRFLGLWYEIAYTPNPFEKQCVANTTDEYFQLSPKLLKVINRCDTTGKPFMAEGRSKILDESGAKQRTTFLKLLGWIYLPLGDFWITALDEDYQAFIVAQPSRRYGWIMGRTPSLPTETLQHLAQKLKEQGYDPCEFVTTPHTKGLEKSQSLCTVTGITVPH, from the coding sequence ATGAACCTTCAGCAAACACTCGGCGCCCTGCTCTTATCGGGCCTGCTGTTTTTGGGTGGCGGCCCGGCCATCGCCAAATCCAAACCGCCCTTGCAAACCCCGGCCAAGGTGGATATGAACCGCTTTTTGGGCCTGTGGTACGAGATTGCATACACCCCCAACCCGTTTGAAAAACAATGCGTCGCCAACACCACCGATGAATACTTCCAGCTCTCGCCCAAATTGCTGAAAGTCATTAACCGCTGCGACACCACGGGCAAACCCTTTATGGCCGAGGGGCGCTCCAAAATTCTGGATGAAAGCGGGGCCAAACAGCGAACCACCTTCCTGAAACTACTGGGCTGGATCTACCTGCCCTTGGGCGATTTCTGGATTACGGCGCTGGATGAGGACTATCAGGCGTTTATCGTGGCCCAACCCTCCCGGCGTTACGGCTGGATCATGGGACGCACTCCCAGCCTGCCGACGGAAACCTTGCAGCATCTGGCCCAAAAGCTTAAAGAGCAAGGGTATGATCCCTGCGAGTTTGTGACCACTCCGCACACCAAGGGGCTGGAGAAGAGTCAATCGCTTTGCACGGTCACCGGGATAACCGTTCCCCATTAA
- a CDS encoding MBOAT family O-acyltransferase yields MLFNSLTYILFLALVALLYWNVPPRFRVPLLLLASYGFYMSWSPPHGLIYGPLILVDSLYFYGLSVAMVRWPDFKKSLLIFGVTTELLLLAYFKYANFLAQTSEQILRWLHLPAAHQQFDIFLPLAISFTNFVLISYLIDVYRGKETPDPSFVRFATYVAFFPHLIAGPIVRASELLRQFDDNPRFDKARLIQGIHRFCTGFFLKVFIADVIAVYVDTIFGHPGLQAFNTNWIALYGFSVQLFCDFFGYTLMAQGSALILGYTLPENFNAPYFAKNMSEFWQRWHISLSRWLRDYLYIPLGGNRHGKVNTYRNLFITMGLGGLWHGASWNFVIWGLLNGLFLCIYKTAAYFKINRFIPTALAVIITFHAVCLTRVFFRAPTLQEAWHFLGALLNPFHWQTLATPAGSVEDGHAFMAPETALLLVILFFVGHALIRYYRPRLTHPLWQEASIAAAYGIFLYGLITLGGRSSQQFIYFQF; encoded by the coding sequence ATGTTGTTTAACAGCCTGACTTATATCCTGTTCCTGGCCCTGGTGGCCCTGTTGTACTGGAACGTGCCGCCTCGTTTTCGGGTGCCCTTGCTGTTGCTGGCCAGTTATGGGTTTTACATGAGCTGGAGTCCTCCGCACGGGTTGATATACGGCCCGCTGATCCTTGTGGACTCCCTATACTTTTACGGCTTGAGCGTGGCCATGGTTCGCTGGCCTGACTTTAAAAAGTCCTTGCTGATTTTCGGCGTGACTACCGAGTTGTTGTTACTAGCTTACTTTAAATACGCCAACTTCCTGGCCCAAACCAGCGAGCAGATTTTGCGATGGCTGCACCTGCCTGCCGCCCATCAACAGTTTGATATCTTCCTGCCCTTGGCGATTTCCTTTACCAACTTTGTGTTGATCAGTTACCTGATTGACGTGTATCGGGGTAAGGAAACCCCAGATCCTTCCTTTGTGCGCTTTGCCACCTATGTGGCTTTTTTCCCTCACCTGATTGCCGGGCCCATTGTGCGGGCCAGTGAACTGCTGCGCCAGTTTGACGACAACCCTCGCTTTGACAAGGCCCGCTTGATTCAGGGCATTCACCGCTTCTGCACCGGTTTCTTCCTGAAGGTGTTTATCGCCGATGTCATTGCCGTGTATGTCGATACCATTTTCGGGCATCCCGGCTTGCAGGCTTTTAATACCAACTGGATTGCCCTGTACGGGTTTAGCGTGCAACTGTTTTGCGACTTTTTCGGCTACACGCTCATGGCTCAGGGATCGGCGCTGATACTGGGCTACACCTTGCCAGAGAACTTCAACGCCCCCTACTTCGCCAAAAACATGTCGGAGTTTTGGCAGCGCTGGCATATTTCGTTGTCTCGCTGGCTGCGCGATTATTTGTACATTCCGCTGGGGGGCAATCGGCACGGCAAGGTTAACACTTACCGCAACCTGTTTATCACCATGGGCCTGGGTGGGCTGTGGCATGGGGCCAGCTGGAATTTTGTAATCTGGGGCCTGCTGAATGGATTATTCCTGTGCATCTATAAAACGGCGGCCTACTTCAAAATCAATCGTTTCATTCCCACGGCGCTGGCGGTAATCATAACCTTTCACGCGGTGTGCCTGACCCGGGTCTTTTTTCGGGCCCCCACCCTTCAGGAGGCCTGGCATTTTTTAGGCGCACTGCTCAATCCCTTCCATTGGCAAACCCTGGCCACGCCTGCGGGCAGCGTGGAGGATGGACATGCCTTTATGGCCCCGGAAACCGCCTTGTTACTGGTGATTTTGTTTTTTGTAGGACATGCCCTGATTCGCTACTACCGGCCCCGGCTCACCCATCCCTTGTGGCAAGAGGCCTCCATCGCCGCCGCCTACGGGATTTTTCTCTACGGGCTGATTACTCTGGGGGGGCGTTCCTCCCAGCAGTTTATTTACTTTCAATTCTAG